The Halichoerus grypus chromosome 9, mHalGry1.hap1.1, whole genome shotgun sequence genome has a window encoding:
- the DEFB112 gene encoding beta-defensin 112, with the protein MKILLSFSILSFGVFIPPARSKEHYAVFNWWEACIKLSGQCKNQCGEKEFKMAYCARPTTLCCMRQCDHIE; encoded by the exons ATGAagatccttctttctttttctattttgtccttTGGTGTCTTCATTCCACCAG CTAGAAGTAAAGAGCACTATGCTGTCTTTAATTGGTGGGAAGCATGCATAAAGCTTAGTGGTCAATGTAAAAATCAATGTGgtgaaaaagaatttaagatgGCATACTGTGCAAGACCTACAACTCTCTGCTGCATGAGACAATGTGACCACATTGAGTAA